A window from Vulpes lagopus strain Blue_001 chromosome 23, ASM1834538v1, whole genome shotgun sequence encodes these proteins:
- the RPGRIP1 gene encoding X-linked retinitis pigmentosa GTPase regulator-interacting protein 1 isoform X2, producing the protein MLALQRAINVCYQEELEAVMTKADNDSKDHTETLQRLTRLLDLKSHRIRQLEGILRSRGLPLPGDFNLTDPAGNPNGFVEAQLDWKSFYQPPESFLKPEAQPEENSTKDSLESSSKEVKASFSPQDQMAFAEIPTEAGQYQAKQKPPQVGERKEREHQVASYSRRKHGKRTGIQGKSRMEYLSRNILTGNTLQQVNYTEWKFSGLKSSIDDGLKDQQKEKEMTSSHSVAIQKEALNPVNASSLADKESCEQASEASEAQTTDSDDIVTPVSLKCPKADSEKMCVEVISLAFNPEAEVMGDETVRQVYVEYKFCDVPLSETETPVSLRKPRAGEEIHFHFSKVIHLDPLTHATRRQFLRDALSGRGPEQGRLKFTVVSDPLDDEKKECQEVGYAFLELRQVMESGDLVEQELEIVSPTERAPIGRLKVGVRAAAALRAVCTETRPPS; encoded by the exons ATGCTGGCCCTGCAGCGCGCCATCAACGTGTGTTAccag GAGGAACTGGAAGCAGTGATGACGAAAGCGGACAATGACAGTAAGGATCACACAGAGACACTGCAGAGGCTGACCCGCCTCCTGGACCTCAAGAGCCACCGCATCCGTCAGCTGGAAGGTATATTGAGAAGCCGCGGCCTGCCACTACCCG gtgATTTTAACCTCACTGACCCTGCGGGGAACCCCAATGGATTTGTTGAAGCACAACTGGACTGGAAGTCTTTCTACCAACCCCCAGAGAGCTTCCTGAAACCAGAAGCTCAGCCTGAGGAGAACAGCACCAAGGACAGTTTAGAGAGCTCATCTAAAGAGGTAAAGGCTTCCTTTTCTCCCCAG GACCAGATGGCATTTGCTGAGATTCCCACCGAAGCTGGCCAGTATCAAGCTAAGCAAAAACCTCCACAggtgggagaaagaaaggaaagggaacatCAGGTTGCAAGCTACTCAAGAAGAAAACATGGCAAAAGAACAGGCATCCAAGGAAAGAGCAGAATGGAATATCTTAGTCGTAACATCTTAACTGGAAATACATTACAA CAGGTGAACTACACTGAATGGAAGTTCTCAGGACTGAAGAGCTCCATAGATGATGGTTTAAAAGAtcagcaaaaggaaaaggaaatgacgTCATCTCATTCAGTAGCGATCCAGAAAGAAGCCCTAAATCCTGTGAAtg CCTCTTCTCTTGCAGATAAAGAATCCTGTGAACAAGCTTCTGAAGCCAGTGAAGCACAAACTACAGATAGTGATGACATAGTGACACCAGTATCTCTGAAATGTCCTAAGGCA GACTCGGAGAAGATGTGCGTTGAAGTTATCTCCCTGGCCTTCAACCCAGAGGCCGAAGTGATGGGTGATGAGACTGTGAGGCAGGTGTACGTAGAGTACAAGTTCTGCGATGTGCCCTTGTCAGAGACAGAGACTCCGGTGTCCCTGAGGAAACCGAGGGCAGGAGAAGAGATCCACTTCCACTTCAGCAAAG TGATCCACCTGGACCCGCTGACGCACGCGACCCGAAGGCAGTTCCTGCGCGACGCGCTGAGCGGACGGGGCCCCGAGCAAGGACG TTTAAAGTTCACGGTGGTAAGTGATCCTCTGGACGACGAAAAGAAGGAATGTCAAGAGGTGGGATACGCGTTTCTGGAGCTGCGCCAGGTCATGGAATCAGGAGACCTCGTGGAACAAGAGCTAGAGA TCGTGAGCCCCACGGAGCGCGCCCCCATCGGGAGGCTGAAGGTGGGCGTGCGCGCGGCCGCCGCCCTGCGGGCCGTCTGCACCGAGACGCGGCCACCGAGCTGA
- the RPGRIP1 gene encoding X-linked retinitis pigmentosa GTPase regulator-interacting protein 1 isoform X1, protein MLKLCNKDVTSHTSEYLSDNSRLASYLLPIPSMLASSNQPHWSSELVGEQLQKVSQLQDQLDAELEEKTNVLLQLSREKAQSQGLRLEIASLRGEQAREAELAPSGDRLCSGPHGPAGVQDAGPAQPRDPGDQGDKTLAQVVSELQASQAETALELEKARDMLALQRAINVCYQEELEAVMTKADNDSKDHTETLQRLTRLLDLKSHRIRQLEGILRSRGLPLPEQLKDVVYGTRQLSLCLETRPAHGDEDNVDISLLHKSENLFELHIHQAFLTSAALAQAGDTQPTTFCTYYFYDFETHCTPLAVGPQPLYDFTSQYVVETDSLFLNYLYGASARLDLHQAVASEHHTLAAGWICFERVLETVERVHGSTILTGAGGEDFGVLEYWMRLRFPVGSSLQASNKRKKAQAYLSANVPGAREAQEDKSRLETWKHQNELRVEIIRCHGLRSQRLGTQPSPYVMYRFFTFSDHDTAIIPASNNPYFRDQARFPVLVTSDLDKYLRREALSVYVFDDEDSEPGSYLGRVQVPLLPLAQNKSIKGDFNLTDPAGNPNGFVEAQLDWKSFYQPPESFLKPEAQPEENSTKDSLESSSKEVKASFSPQDQMAFAEIPTEAGQYQAKQKPPQVGERKEREHQVASYSRRKHGKRTGIQGKSRMEYLSRNILTGNTLQQVNYTEWKFSGLKSSIDDGLKDQQKEKEMTSSHSVAIQKEALNPVNDKESCEQASEASEAQTTDSDDIVTPVSLKCPKADSEKMCVEVISLAFNPEAEVMGDETVRQVYVEYKFCDVPLSETETPVSLRKPRAGEEIHFHFSKVIHLDPLTHATRRQFLRDALSGRGPEQGRLKFTVVSDPLDDEKKECQEVGYAFLELRQVMESGDLVEQELEIVSPTERAPIGRLKVGVRAAAALRAVCTETRPPS, encoded by the exons ATGCTGAAACTGTGCAATAAAGACGTCACATCACACACCTCTGAGTATTTATCTGACAACTCTCGCCTCGCTTCTTACCTGCTCCCCATTCCCAGCATGCTGGCCAGCAGTAATCAGCCTCACTGGAGCAGTGAGCTCGTGGGGGAACAGCTACAGAAAGTCTCCCAGTTGCAGGACCAGCTGGACGCTGAGCTGGAGGAGAAGACAAACGTCTTACTTCAACTGTCCAGAGAGAAAG cccagagccagggCCTGCGGCTCGAGATCGCCAGCCTGCGCGGGGAGCAGGCGCGGGAAGCGGAGCTGGCGCCCTCGGGGGACAGGCTGTGCAGCGGTCCCCACGGGCCGGCGGGGGTCCAGGACGCCGGCCCGGCCCAG CCCCGGGACCCAGGGGACCAGGGGGACAAGACGCTGGCGCAGGTGGTAAGTGAGCTGCAGGCATCGCAGGCCGAGACGGCGCTGGAGCTGGAGAAGGCCAGGGACATGCTGGCCCTGCAGCGCGCCATCAACGTGTGTTAccag GAGGAACTGGAAGCAGTGATGACGAAAGCGGACAATGACAGTAAGGATCACACAGAGACACTGCAGAGGCTGACCCGCCTCCTGGACCTCAAGAGCCACCGCATCCGTCAGCTGGAAGGTATATTGAGAAGCCGCGGCCTGCCACTACCCG AACAGCTCAAAGATGTGGTTTATGGGACTCGACAGTTGTCATTATGTCTGGAAACACGGCCAGCTCATGGAGATGAGGATAACGTGGACATTTCTCTACTGCATAAGAGTGAGAATCTTTTTGAACTGCACATCCACCAGGCCTTCCTGACATCTGCTGCCCTGGCTCAGGCTGGAGACACTCAACCTACCACTTTCTGCACCTATTACTTCTATGACTTTGAAACCCACTGTACCCCACTGGCTGTGGGGCCACAGCCCCTCTATGATTTCACCTCCCAGTATGTAGTGGAAACGGATTCCCTTTTTTTGAATTACCTTTATGGGGCTTCAGCTCGGCTTGATCTACATCAGGCTGTAGCCAGTGAGCACCACACCCTTGCAGCTGGCTGGATTTGCTTTGAGAGGGTGCTGGAGACTGTGGAGAGGGTCCATGGCTCTACCATACTTACTG GAGCTGGTGGAGAAGATTTCGGGGTGTTAGAATACTGGATGAGGCTGCGCTTCCCCGTAGGATCCAGCCTACAAGCATCCAATAAGCGAAAGAAAGCTCAGGCCTATCTGTCAGCCAATGTGCCTGGAGCTCGGGAGGCCCAGGAGGATAAG TCCAGATTGGAGACTTGGAAGCATCAGAATGAGCTGCGGGTGGAAATCATCAGATGCCACGGCCTCCGGAGTCAACGGCTGGGAACCCAGCCCAGTCCATACGTCATGTACCGCTTCTTCACCTTTTCTGACCACGACACTGCCATTATTCCAGCCAGTAACAATCCCTACTTTAGAGACCAGGCTCGATTCCCAGTGCTTGTGACCTCTGACCTGGATAAATATCTGAGGCGGGAGGCCCTGTCTGTGTATGTTTTTGATGACGAAGACTCAGAGCCTGGCTCGTACCTTGGCCGAGTCCAAGTGCCCTTGCTTCCTCTTGCACAAAACAAATCCATTAAAG gtgATTTTAACCTCACTGACCCTGCGGGGAACCCCAATGGATTTGTTGAAGCACAACTGGACTGGAAGTCTTTCTACCAACCCCCAGAGAGCTTCCTGAAACCAGAAGCTCAGCCTGAGGAGAACAGCACCAAGGACAGTTTAGAGAGCTCATCTAAAGAGGTAAAGGCTTCCTTTTCTCCCCAG GACCAGATGGCATTTGCTGAGATTCCCACCGAAGCTGGCCAGTATCAAGCTAAGCAAAAACCTCCACAggtgggagaaagaaaggaaagggaacatCAGGTTGCAAGCTACTCAAGAAGAAAACATGGCAAAAGAACAGGCATCCAAGGAAAGAGCAGAATGGAATATCTTAGTCGTAACATCTTAACTGGAAATACATTACAA CAGGTGAACTACACTGAATGGAAGTTCTCAGGACTGAAGAGCTCCATAGATGATGGTTTAAAAGAtcagcaaaaggaaaaggaaatgacgTCATCTCATTCAGTAGCGATCCAGAAAGAAGCCCTAAATCCTGTGAAtg ATAAAGAATCCTGTGAACAAGCTTCTGAAGCCAGTGAAGCACAAACTACAGATAGTGATGACATAGTGACACCAGTATCTCTGAAATGTCCTAAGGCA GACTCGGAGAAGATGTGCGTTGAAGTTATCTCCCTGGCCTTCAACCCAGAGGCCGAAGTGATGGGTGATGAGACTGTGAGGCAGGTGTACGTAGAGTACAAGTTCTGCGATGTGCCCTTGTCAGAGACAGAGACTCCGGTGTCCCTGAGGAAACCGAGGGCAGGAGAAGAGATCCACTTCCACTTCAGCAAAG TGATCCACCTGGACCCGCTGACGCACGCGACCCGAAGGCAGTTCCTGCGCGACGCGCTGAGCGGACGGGGCCCCGAGCAAGGACG TTTAAAGTTCACGGTGGTAAGTGATCCTCTGGACGACGAAAAGAAGGAATGTCAAGAGGTGGGATACGCGTTTCTGGAGCTGCGCCAGGTCATGGAATCAGGAGACCTCGTGGAACAAGAGCTAGAGA TCGTGAGCCCCACGGAGCGCGCCCCCATCGGGAGGCTGAAGGTGGGCGTGCGCGCGGCCGCCGCCCTGCGGGCCGTCTGCACCGAGACGCGGCCACCGAGCTGA